Within Vicia villosa cultivar HV-30 ecotype Madison, WI linkage group LG1, Vvil1.0, whole genome shotgun sequence, the genomic segment tttaaaatttgttacattgtttacccagaacattacattgtttacccaaaatattacattgttatacaatattacattgtttacacagaatattaaaatcaaaataaaagcaaaattcCATAGAGTTCAAGATAAAAGCAAAATTCCCTAGGGTCGAGATACAAATCAAATTCCCTTGAGATTTAGACTTTAGATCTTCTAACTATTGAATCTTGGGGAAGATCTTTTAtttcttatggaaaaaaatggtaagataattaatatcaaatatcaaatatcaaatcATTTCGGTtggaataaatatttaagaagacAAACCTTGAACCAAGAAAATTTTATGCGCTTGCAATTCATCAAAGAGAACTTTTCTAAGCGTCCTTAGGTTCCAAGTGCTTCATATCTTTCATTTAGGTTAGATTTACAATATTCACCATGGTTTTATAATGAATATCTCTTAGGTTTCACGTTGATAAACTttaaatggacgacaaagatttgtTAAGGCCGctgaaaaatatagaaaaaatgcTTAAACTATCATCTCGGCCATGTAAAATCACCGAAGtgaatgcataattttttttgtgtaaCATTGTCatgaaattatattaaaaatattctatACAACAAATCTTTGGTGATATAAAGATTTGGATTCTAGATGTCCCATGCAAGATGCTTGAGATCTTTGGTAGAATCCAAGTTTTGTTGCATACCTTTATGTTGCATATGCAAAAAAACACTCCATGACTTATCAAACGTCTCATAAGTTATATGTTCCCACCATGAGAATTTATATTTTCTACACTTGCAAACCATCCCAGAGATATGATGTAGTGGTGGTAAATATTTCCTCTCTTTGGGACTGCTTCATATTATTAAGAATTAGGGTAAAATTTGTTCTACCAGTGTTTTTATAGTAAAGTATGATTATTACACCCCTCGGTTAACtgtaaaaccaaaaaaaataatcaTCTCATTTAAACTATCACCTCAGTTTAGGATAAAAATCGAGgtggataattttttttaatttattttaaagattacattgtttacatagaatattaaGGTAATTTGTTTACAACAAATATTTGCAGTTATTACAACAAatattttacattcaaattcaCTATTTTTTATCGGTCtttttgtttaaaacaaataTCTGTCGTTATTACTGATAAGTTAAGATCCCTTCTTTGTTTAACTTTTCAAAGGTTGAGAACCCTTCTTTGTGTAACTTGAAGCAAGAATAATTTTCTGCATTGGCAATCTAtaaaatgagcaaaaatacaacaacaaaatcaacatcattatgtgagatagattgctaGGGCTGAAACATATTTTGTTCTAGATAGAAGAATATTGAAGATTTTTTGTGTCTTGCAAACCATCCTAAAGAATGATGCATTAGGTTAAAATTTGTTTGATGAGTGCTTTTATAGtgaaatttgattattttatccctcggTTATAACGAAACACAGAAGGGTTAGTTCCTTTAGTTTAcacttaaaaacaaataaaaatataaactacAATAGCTGGGATTCGAAGCGTGTACTGATTTGTTTGTACCCTCGGTTTTATTAACAACCGAGGGAAtatgttgtttttgttattataaaaaaaaattaaatgtagcGTGCCTAGGCATAATATCTCTTTTTTTTAGATGACGTGAAAGCTTCATCATGAAATGTATTGTTTGTAGTAGTGCCTGAATTTACTTTGAAAATATTTATTCTATTACTATGATTCTTTACTCCTAGTTCTAAAAACTCTTGATTCTCCAAATGTCTTTTTATCTGCTTTTCTAATCTCTTATATCATCTTGTTCCTCATATCATTCACACTTCTTTGTCGTTGTCTGAACGCTCCCTTTAAGATCTTGTGTTGGAAAATCTCTAGTTTTTGACTTTTTAAATGCCACCACTTGATTCAGGAAACTATCATGTGACTTATTCTCTTCGCTCTCCTTTTGACTTTTACATGCATAAAAATGTACTTTATGATGGATAGTTAAGTTGTCTCGAATATAACTTTATAGTCCAAGCAAAACTTTCTATCTAACTTCCTAATAACAAATAAATTTATCTCATAACATGGAACCAGGGGCGGATCCAAGGGGGTACAGGGTATTCCCTGGaatacccttatttttttttcatttttaccaATTTATCCTTCCCTATTTTAACTCTTTTTTTTATTGCTATTATTACTTTTAGGTTTAACAAAGCAATCACACTCCCAAATCCCAATCCAAGGAAGCAGCCGCACCAGCCAGAGCCAACAACATCTCATTCCAATTTCTtgtaagttttgatgataatttttaattaaacttaCTGCTATTAACTCTTTTTGTTACTGTCTTGTAGTTTTCAATTGGATTTTGAATTCAACTTACTGCTATTATAAAATTTTGAATTCAACTCACATCTCATTCCAATTTCTTTTTGTTACTTACTATATTAATTGGATTTGTGATTATAATTGTGAATTTGTGATTTTCAATTCAACTTACTGTAATTTTTAATTCAACTTATTAttacttgtaattttcaattcAACTAACTGTAACTATGActgtgaatttgtgatttgaaattttgagttGTAATTGAAATACTAGTCCATTTTCATTAAGtaatattatcatatttttttcattaacttttttcatacattttttatttttatattttactcaTTATGGGAATCCCCTGAATTTTGATCCTAGCTCCGCCCCTGCATGGAACCCCACTCTTGTTTGAATTAAGATGCTTATCTCTTTTTCTAATGCATGTATTAGGTATTATAAGATCCGAAGCTGACAAAAAAATTTAGATGAATTTACCCTTCGCATTTGTCTCTTAGAGACAATCCATTTCATGCATGCCCTCAAAATATTTTGCTACACTCCTTACATGtccattttgtttattttaaaatatttgataagaaaaatttaaattataaaatgttaGAATGAttctattaattaataaaaattgagtttgaaaataacttctattattttttaaaaattacataaaaacaatttttaaaataaaaagaaaatattttttttcaatctaTAACAAATGGattctataaaataaaaataaagtatttaatataaaaataaaatagaaatttaattaaaattatttcttcTGTCTTATAAAAATatcttatttgtatttttttctctgtctcaaaataattgacattatataatataaaaaaacatgtattatatttttaactacaATGTTCTCgttcttttaaataaaattaataaaaaataatttaataaatattgattttattattaaaattaaaacatttaattattttgttaagaatcatatataaattaaatatggcATATATATAAGATCCCAGCTTGAAAAAGGCCAAATGTTAAGGTCTCACTTGAAAATGATACTGATATGTTGAGGGACCCGCTAGAAGTAAACTTAAGGTGGGGAGGGAACTTACGGTCaattaatcatcaaatataaTTGTTATTTTTTGTGGTAATTTAGTGTAGAGGTGTTCCCAGTTCAGTTTAGATTGGTTTTAAGCAAATAGGCAAATATTCGATTCTCGCTATTTGATTTtagatgaaattttaaaaaaataatcaatctGATCCAATTTAATGCGGTTTAATTTGAATCGGTTTTTGAATatccatattaaaaattatatttttattaatattataaaaataaatgaaataataaaaataaatagattaaactaagttaatatgtaataataaaaaaaatacttatcatataataataaatttatataacatatcatactattaaaaaataaataagtaaaaaatatatatacagttcGGGTTGAATTAATTTGTTAATTCGGTTGAATTAGACTATACTGCACATGCTGAATTAATTTATtcaataagaaaaatattaacaATTTAATGTAATATTATTATAAGTTTTTTAAACATGTATTTATCATAGTATAATTTAATCTTAATCATTAATTTCATATactattgttattttatttttcttactcATCACTGCTGCATGTGTAAAATTGGAGAGGCAAATATAAAATTgagaaaagttgagtttttttttttgaatcaaaggatatattattaattcaaaaaactgtCTAATTACAAAGGTGATCAAAGATCCAACCTTCCAAAACAACCAACAAGACAAACTAACACATTAAGGTAGCTATGTGCTTCCTTAATTTGGGTAAATACCACCCTCTATACATCACTTTCTCTATGATTCTATCTCCAATTTCTATACTTGTACTTCTATAAGTATTTTCCCTAAAAATTATATCATTCCTATATTGCCAAACACCATAAATGGTTTCAGCCAGAGCTATCTTTAGGACCATAAATCGCCAGCCTTTCTTTCCAATCATACGGGTAAGCCAACCAATCTCAGTGGACCATGGTTGAGGATCATGCAGAATTCCTACCCACTGTAGAACATACTTCCATATTTCCTTTGCAAATCTGCAGTCAAACATTAGGTGATCAAGTGTCTCATCACAAGCATTGCATAGGCTGCATACACGATCAGTTATCAATCCAAACTTTCTCAGCCTATCCTTTGTGCCCAATTTGCCACGGCAAGCCATCCAAGTGAGGGTAGTAGCCCTAGGTCTCGCATTGTTGCCCTGTATTAAATACCTCTAAGGCACCCTGTCTGAGCCCATCATCTTAGCATACAGTTTATGCATACAGAACTTCCTCTTTTGGATCATATGGTCCCATATTGGTTGCAGATTAGGGAGTTGCTCTCTCAGTCTCAGAATTTTCTTAATCACCCATGAGGAACTGTTACTAATATCTGCCTCCATTAAATTCTTCTTCTTAAGGTAATGAGCATGCACCCATTTGACCCAAAGGTTATCAGCCTTTAAACTCAGATTCCACAGACACTTTAACAGAGCTATATCATTCCAGAGATAGAGATTGAAAATATTCATACCTCCCATATTCTTTGGCCTACAGACAGATTCCCAAGTAATGGGGCTTTTCTTGCTGACAATAGCTTTCCCTGTCCAAACAAAACTTCTACAAATACCATCTATCTTCCTTATGACAGCCTTGGGGAGGGGAAGACAATGCATCCAAAATTGTGCAAT encodes:
- the LOC131659464 gene encoding uncharacterized protein LOC131659464, with the protein product MACRGKLGTKDRLRKFGLITDRVCSLCNACDETLDHLMFDCRFAKEIWKYVLQWVGILHDPQPWSTEIGWLTRMIGKKGWRFMVLKIALAETIYGVWQYRNDIIFRENTYRSTSIEIGDRIIEKVMYRGWYLPKLRKHIATLMC